ctactatacactatggagagtggcaagcaaagtgctcctgcacactttttcaatacccatggtgagattccatccggcccaacagcttttctcacatccagctccaataggtgcttcttgacctcatctcttgtaatttcgaacctttccaaggtcacctggtttgctgccacctctcctagcgccgtgacttctccctgttcaattgtaaagacctcctggaaccttttgttgaattcttcacacacctctttgtcactctctgtgtacctgtcctcgtaccagtgtgtgtgtgtgtgtgtgtgtgtgtgtactcacctagttgtgtttgccggggttgagctctggctctttggtcccgcctctcaaccgtcaatcaactgatgtacagattcctgagcctactgggctctgtcatatctatatttgaaactgtgtaaggagtcagcctccactacattaaTTCCTAGTACATTCTATttattaactgctctgacactgaaaaggttctttctaatgtctctgtggctcatttgggtaatcagtttccacctgtgtccccttgtgcgtgtgccacccgtgttatttaatccatccttgtccaccctgtcaattcccatgagaattttgtatgtggtgatcatgtctcccctagctcttctgtcctccagcgacgtgaggttcagttcacgtagcctgtcctcataactcatgcctcttagttctgggactaacctagtggcatacctctgaactttttccagcttcgtcttgtgcttgactaagtacggactccatgctgggggctgcatattccaggattggccttacatatgtggtatacaaggttctgaaggattccttacacaggtttctgaaagcagttctgatgttagccagcctcgcatgggccgctgatgttattcttttgatgtgggcttcaggagacagatttggcgtgatatcaactcccagatctttctctctgtccgtttcgtgaaggacttcatctcccattcagtatccagtgactggcctcctggtTCCtcgtcctagtttcattaccttacacttacttgggttgaactttagtagccatttgtcggaccattccttcagtttgtctaggtcatcttgtagcctcatactatcctcttcTGTGCTGATgctcctcataattttcgcgtcatcagcaaacattgagaggaacgagtcaattccttctggaagatcatttacgtatatcagaaacagaataggtacAAGGACTGAtccatgtgggactccactggtgactccccgccactccgagacctcacttctcacggtgactcgctgtgtcctttgtctctctttctgtgtgtgtgtgtgtgtgtgtgtgtgtgtgtgtgtgtgtgtgtgtgtgtgtgtgtgtgtgtgtgtgtgtgtgtgtgtgtgtgtgtgtgtgtgtgtgtgtgcatcgtCCATCTGTATAAATGAACTGCTTCCAGTCAGATACAAAAGGAGGAGTTTAGCTTCCCTTTGTCAATGAAGaagagggtgggtgttggtgacgGACCTGGAGATATCCACATGAGTGAAGACCTCTTGTGGATATCTCCAGGAGAATGAGCAAAGTAAACACATGACTCATTACAAGGGAGACCCAGTAATGTCTCACAGGACCGACCAAACACTGCAGAGTAGTGGCACTATATGTTCCAGGATTGACGTTATACATCACAGGAGTGACCCGACacattaatctctctctctctctctctctctctctctctctctctctctctctctctctctctctctctctctctctctctctctctctctctctctctctctctctctctctctctctctctctctctctctctctctctctctctctctctctctctctctctctctctctctctctctctctctctctctctctctctctctctctctctctctctctctctctctctctctctcctctctctctctctctctctcctctctttctttctctctctctctcctctctttctttctctctctctctctctctctctctctctctctctctctctctctctctctctctctctctctctctctctctctctctctctctctctctctctctctctctctctctcctctctttctttctctctctctctcctctctttctctctctctctctctctctctctctctctctctctctctctctctctctctctctctctctctctctctctctctctctctctctctctctctctctctctctctctctctctctttctctctctctctctctctctctctctctctctctctctctctctctctctctatctctctctctctctctctctgaccgaCCAAACACTGCAGAGTAGTGGCACTATATGTTCCAGGATTGACGTTATACATCACAGGAGTGACCCGACACATtaatctatctttctctctctctctctctctctctctctctctctctctctctctctctctctctctctctctctctctctctctctctctctctctctctctctctctctctctctctctctctctctctctctctctctgtctctcctctctttctttctctctctctctcctctctttctttctctctctctctctctctctctctctctctctctctctctctctctctctctctctctctctctctctctctctctctctctctctctctctctctctctctctctctctctcgctctctctctctctttctctctctctctcctctctttctttttctctctctctcctctctttctttctttctctctctctctcctctctctctctctctctctctctctctctctctctctctctctctctctctctctctctctctctctctctctctctctctctctctctctctctctctctctctctctctctctctctctctctcgctctctctctctctctcttctctctctctctctctctctctctctctctctctctctctctctctctctctttctctctctctctctctctctctctctctctctctctctctctctctctctctctctctctctctctctctctctctctctctctctctctctctctctctctctctcgttctctctctctctctttctctctctctcactctctctctcttcttaacATGAGAACAGATATAGAAGCAACCACGATAATTATCTTGTGTCCGTCATTGATAATTAACATCAGTaatgataataaattttataataTTCTTACAACTTAGGTATGAGGAAATTTGTTGGCTAATTCCGATTGTATTTGTATCGTTAATAATGTTGCTGTAGATTgtgtgttaatgctgctgttaaTACAACTGGAGTCGATAATAACATTGGTTGGGTATTAGACGTAAGGCCTATCAATCTCAAGCGGGTTAATAAGGCCCCACATCACCATACTGACCACTCAACAAGTGTCTCCTAAATGTAACATCACAGTGAATATTAAGTGAAAAATGGTGCATTCCTCTCGGTGCATATAACCCCACTATAATAACCTCAATGCCATTAACAAATTTAAATGCGTTGAAACTGATAAATATTAATTGCGGCTACACAGGATATAACTTGCTCTTCACCGTTTCAAAACTCCAATTAACTTTAACACTGCTTATATTGTCAATATTGATACTGTTATTGCCTAAAACAGTGGagagagggggacctgctgcatgggtaacagcttctcccctgtatcaacctaccctacCTTTGCGCCCTAgagaggtcactccagaccgGCAACCAGAGCGCAAACTCCATAATCTCCTATGACTGGTGGatggctactactactactactactactactactactactactactactactactactactactactactactactactactactactatcgcCTAAAAACGATAAAACACGCATTAGATCTAAATCCTTAACATCCACCGTTGACAGTGTAGATGTTATTTACACTGATACTGAGAGTAGAGCTCACAGGTCGACGGCTGAACACGCCAGAATGAGGAGGAAGCTGGAGGTGAGTGCTTGAAAAGCCAGACAACTGTAAACAGAGCCAGATGCATGATGGGgagaatagggatgtttgggagcgagagagagagaaaggggatgCTAAGAAGCAATGATGAGGTGATGTTTAGAAGAGAGGGGAGGGCTGGTGATGTTTTGGTGTGGGAGAGATGAAGAGAGATGTTTGGAAGATGGGGAAGGAGATGTTTGTAAAAGTTTCAATATTATTAAAATTATGATTGTTTCATATTATGCTTGAAAAGGAAGTGATTTGTTTGGGAACAAGAGACAAGGAAGGAAGAAGTTTGGGaacaagagacagggaagaaagaTGTTTGGGAACAAGAGACAGGAAAAGAAGATGTTTGGGAAGAAGAGACAAGGAAGGAAGATGTTTGGGAAGAAGAGACAAGGAAGGAAGAAGTTTGGGAACAAGAGACAGGGAAAGAAGATGTTTGTGAACAAGAGACAAGGAAGGAAGAAGTTTGGGAACAAGAGACAAGGAAGGAAGAAGTTTGGGAACAAGagacaaggaaggaaggaagatgttTGGGAACAAGagacaaggaaggaaggaagatgttTGGGAACAAGagacaaggaaggaaggaagatgttTGGGAAGAAGAGACAAGGAAGGAAGAAGTTTGGGAACAAGagacaaggaaggaaggaaggaagatgttTGAGAACAAGagacaaggaaggaaggaaggaagatgttTGGGAAAAAGAGACAAGGAAGGAAGATGTTTGAGGAACAAGTGTTAAGTGGATCTTTGGATGAGTGACTTGAAATGTTATGTTTTTATGAGTCAATTAAATTGAATAAATAAGGCTGACAGATTTACACGAGTGACAGATGTTTGAAAGcaaaggagagaggaagagagaggaagtttacgggagggagagagagatgaacgTCTAGAAGGGTAATGTTAGAAAAATAAGAGGAGGGTGGATGACGGCTTAAAGCGTTTGTAGAGTTCAGTACAATCACAGGGATGGAGGAGAGATGTGTGGATAGAAGAGACAAGCGACTGGATCACTCAGACATGCTTcagttaaaataaatatatatgtgaagGGATAATTCAAAGGCTTAGCAGGACGGTGAATTTACTCACAGAGTAAATATTGGATGGTGTGGGGTTATCTGTTTGTGTGAGAGTGTATGTTTttatgtgtgtttgtatatatatgtgtgtgtgtgtctttgtactcacctatttgtatttacttaattgttcttgcaggggttgagcttttctCTCGTGAGCTCTTTTGTCCGGTCTCTCAACTTTTAATCTACAGTTTACAGTTATGtgcatgtatttactatttgtgtctacagAATCTAgctactagctcttggaccccgcttttctaaccaatctattttgccCCTAGTatgtctattacatatatttttctctaacacacacacacacacacacacacacacacacacacacacacacacacacacacacacacccgcacacacacacacacacacacacacactcacacacactcacacacacacacacacacacacacacacacacacacacacacacacacacacacacacacacacacacacacacacacacacacacacacagttccgcACAGTACCGAtaaagtaccgcacatgagactgctgttaaaACTcgagagacaggcgggggtgggaggaaaggccttAGCATGAATAAGGAACTACCAAACAGGAAGGAGCTAAAGAGGTAAGAGGCGAGAAgccagactggcgaacagtaacgagtggagtacctcaaggatgggtgctgggaccaattctatttctaacatatgttaacgacatgtttacaggagtagagtcctacatgtcgatgttcgcggatgacgcaaagttgatgatatatgttgtgacagatgaggattgcaggattctccaagaggacctgaatgggttgcagagatggtcagagaaatgcctATTGACCATCtatagttcaacacgagcaaatgtaaagttattgaaatgggactaggtgataggagaccaaagggacagtgcaTAATGAAGggcaactgcctacctgtgacgacgcgagagagagacctgggcgtggacgtaacacctaatctatctcctgaggcacatataaatagtatAATGACAGCAGCGGACTCTTAATTCACTGGTTAGAacctcattcagaaacctaagtaaggaggcatttagggcgctttacactgcctacgtgaagccagtcttagagtatgccgcctcatcatggagtccacatctgaggaagcatataaggaaactggaaaaggttcagaggtttgcaaagagactcgtcccagagttacgagggatggggtatgaggagcgcctgaaggaactgtactttacgacactagaaaaaaagaagggagaggggggggacatgataggaatgtataaaataacgtgagagtagtggaaaaatggaatgcacttaaggaataggttgtggaagcaaatactattcataattttaaaactaggtatgatagggaaataggactggagtcattgctgtaaacatccgatgatcgcaaggcgggatccaagagtcagtgctcgaccctgcagacacaaataggtgaatacaaataggtgagtacacactcccaggaaccaacccgtagcagctgtcagaCTCCTAgggacctatttacagctaggtaaacaGGGACATCGGGTTGAAAAAAATTCACACCATTTGTTTCTTCCTCGACgtcggtgtgtactcacctaattgtactgacctaattctgctgacgagggttgagctctgggtctttggt
This sequence is a window from Procambarus clarkii isolate CNS0578487 chromosome 36, FALCON_Pclarkii_2.0, whole genome shotgun sequence. Protein-coding genes within it:
- the LOC138371797 gene encoding ribosome-binding protein 1-like; this encodes MFGNKRQEKKMFGKKRQGRKMFGKKRQGRKKFGNKRQGKKMFVNKRQGRKKFGNKRQGRKKFGNKRQGRKEDVWEQETRKEGRCLGTRDKEGRKMFGKKRQGRKKFGNKRQGRKEGRCLRTRDKEGRKEDVWEKETRKEDV